A single genomic interval of Paenibacillus macerans harbors:
- a CDS encoding LacI family DNA-binding transcriptional regulator, which produces MKVTINDIAKAANVAKSTVSKVLNDAPSISEATKAKVRAVMREMNYEPSSLATRLAKQKGYNVGLVIDLSRKSDFLNASFYDIIGGVESVIGPLDYELTIGNIEHVGRERFVSRFVLGRKVDGLIMDNSILTPELARELNELNFPYISIGEIPGVAPLCWVDINNRRGAAMLASHLFTRGYRNPAFIGGERGDPMFEARVAGFRDALAAVESARDRANKPGFKPRERAAAAGALREEEIKAAARQKEKAAEAGPFMASGTVLPGYANEANGRRLVRELLALPSVPDAIICMSNLVAFGALEELREQGVSIPDEMGVATFDNRPLAPFTTPPLTCLDMDTFALGAAAGEMLMAQINGLETAPSGRRRWVEPELVVRRSTEKKAT; this is translated from the coding sequence ATGAAGGTGACGATTAACGACATTGCCAAGGCTGCGAATGTAGCCAAATCAACGGTGTCGAAAGTGCTGAACGACGCGCCGAGCATTTCGGAAGCGACCAAGGCCAAGGTTAGGGCCGTCATGCGCGAGATGAATTATGAACCAAGCAGTTTGGCCACGCGATTAGCGAAACAAAAAGGCTATAATGTCGGACTGGTTATCGATCTGTCGCGCAAAAGCGATTTTTTGAACGCTTCTTTCTACGATATTATCGGAGGCGTGGAGAGCGTCATTGGGCCGCTTGACTACGAACTGACGATCGGCAATATCGAACATGTCGGAAGAGAGCGGTTTGTCAGCCGTTTTGTGCTGGGGCGCAAAGTGGACGGGCTGATTATGGACAATTCCATCCTGACTCCGGAACTGGCCCGGGAACTGAACGAGTTGAACTTTCCTTATATTTCGATCGGCGAAATCCCCGGGGTGGCCCCGCTGTGCTGGGTCGATATCAATAACCGTCGCGGGGCCGCAATGCTGGCCAGCCATTTGTTTACCCGGGGATACCGCAATCCCGCCTTTATTGGCGGGGAGCGGGGCGATCCGATGTTTGAAGCGAGGGTGGCGGGGTTCCGCGACGCGCTTGCCGCGGTGGAGAGCGCAAGAGACAGGGCGAACAAACCTGGATTCAAGCCGCGAGAACGGGCGGCCGCAGCAGGAGCCCTGCGGGAAGAAGAGATCAAAGCGGCGGCCCGGCAAAAGGAAAAGGCGGCGGAAGCAGGCCCTTTCATGGCGTCCGGCACTGTGCTGCCCGGCTATGCCAACGAAGCCAACGGGCGCAGGCTGGTGCGCGAACTGCTTGCCCTGCCAAGCGTTCCCGACGCGATCATCTGCATGAGCAATTTGGTCGCTTTCGGGGCCTTGGAGGAGCTGCGCGAGCAAGGGGTGTCCATCCCGGACGAGATGGGCGTCGCCACTTTTGACAACAGGCCGCTCGCCCCCTTCACCACTCCGCCGCTTACCTGCCTGGACATGGACACTTTTGCGCTGGGAGCCGCGGCCGGCGAAATGCTGATGGCGCAGATCAACGGGTTGGAGACGGCGCCGTCCGGCAGGCGCCGATGGGTGGAACCCGAGCTTGTAGTGCGGCGCTCCACGGAAAAGAAAGCGACTTGA
- a CDS encoding amidohydrolase: MTTISNFFNEEAASLQPKLVEMRRELHRHPELSNEEYETTKRIRSWLTELGIHQLDLKLPTGVLAEVKGAHPGPTIMLRADIDALPVKEETGLPFASTVTGKMHACGHDFHTASMIGAAALLKERAGELHGTVRILFQPAEELAVGARAVIEAGALEGVTAIFGMHNKPDLPVGTVGIRTGPLMASVDRFEIEVKGKGGHAGMPEAAIDPVVVSSAIVGALQTLVSRNASPKHSAVVSVCKLQAGSTWNVIPDTGVLEGTVRTFEPEARIRIPDQMKRVVEGVAAGYGAEAVLNWMGMLPAVNNEANMAEIMHAAAEAQGLQVVEAEPTMGGEDFALYQEHVPGCFIWMGTGGTEQWHHPKFTLKEEALGISAALFAETAVQALKALG, translated from the coding sequence ATGACTACGATATCGAACTTCTTCAACGAAGAAGCTGCATCGCTTCAGCCGAAGCTTGTCGAAATGCGTCGGGAGCTGCACCGGCATCCCGAGCTTTCTAATGAAGAATACGAGACGACGAAGCGGATTCGCTCCTGGCTTACGGAACTGGGCATTCATCAGCTCGATTTGAAGTTGCCGACCGGCGTGCTGGCCGAGGTGAAGGGGGCGCATCCGGGACCGACGATTATGCTGCGGGCCGATATCGACGCGCTGCCGGTCAAGGAGGAAACGGGACTGCCGTTCGCTTCGACCGTTACCGGGAAAATGCACGCCTGCGGCCACGATTTTCATACGGCTTCGATGATCGGAGCGGCGGCGCTGCTTAAGGAACGGGCCGGCGAGCTGCATGGCACGGTGCGCATTTTGTTCCAGCCGGCGGAAGAACTGGCGGTCGGCGCCCGCGCGGTAATCGAAGCGGGAGCTTTGGAGGGCGTGACGGCGATTTTCGGCATGCACAACAAGCCTGACCTGCCCGTCGGCACGGTTGGCATTCGGACCGGCCCGTTGATGGCGTCGGTGGATCGCTTCGAAATCGAAGTCAAAGGCAAGGGAGGCCATGCGGGGATGCCGGAAGCGGCGATCGATCCGGTGGTGGTCAGCAGCGCCATTGTGGGCGCGCTTCAAACCTTGGTGAGCCGCAATGCCTCTCCGAAGCATTCCGCCGTGGTCAGCGTATGCAAGCTGCAAGCCGGATCGACCTGGAACGTGATCCCGGACACGGGAGTACTTGAAGGTACGGTGAGAACGTTTGAGCCGGAAGCGCGTATAAGAATTCCCGACCAGATGAAACGGGTTGTCGAAGGCGTGGCCGCCGGATACGGGGCCGAGGCGGTATTGAACTGGATGGGAATGCTGCCCGCGGTAAATAATGAGGCTAACATGGCGGAAATCATGCATGCGGCGGCGGAAGCGCAGGGGCTCCAAGTGGTGGAAGCGGAGCCGACGATGGGCGGCGAGGATTTCGCCCTGTACCAGGAGCATGTGCCGGGTTGTTTTATATGGATGGGGACCGGCGGGACGGAACAATGGCACCATCCGAAGTTTACTTTGAAGGAAGAAGCGCTGGGGATTAGCGCGGCCTTGTTCGCGGAAACGGCCGTACAGGCGCTGAAGGCGCTTGGATGA
- a CDS encoding MmgE/PrpD family protein, which produces MSTGRTLTRQLAERIAGSEPLKDTRAVEAARAGVLDWLASTLAARDDAGAAGIIAALGIGAGGTGNGRSSVPGRPERLAALDAALVNGYLSHALDYDDVHESVRGHPSAVILSALLAEAEERDAAGSEFLAAYIVGVEAMCRLGLALGPKPYEAGWHSTAILGALGAAAACARLIGLDAATTAQALGLAATQAGGLRVHFGTQVKPLHAGLAARSGLLAARLAEAGIAGAEEPLEGPLGFFAALGGGAAKPEKMTEGWGEPWQIAEPGLWFKRYPCCSASHHAADAALAIRAARRAADITAIDRVTVTFPPGGDAALIVREPKTGVEGRFSVEYVIAAALADGELGIGTFADEPIRPDLLALAAKVERRYDAAVVPAPNAMPKERFTIVSVAYADGSTHTERVDCPRGAPGRPLTAEERMDKYVDAARGLSAAWQELPGKVGRLEQLTDMHVLIPNT; this is translated from the coding sequence ATGAGTACGGGGAGGACGCTTACCCGGCAGCTAGCGGAGCGGATCGCCGGCTCCGAACCGCTGAAGGATACGCGGGCCGTGGAGGCCGCCCGCGCCGGAGTGCTGGACTGGCTGGCGTCGACGCTGGCCGCTAGGGACGATGCGGGAGCGGCTGGCATCATCGCGGCGCTTGGGATTGGTGCGGGCGGGACAGGCAACGGCCGCTCGTCCGTGCCGGGAAGGCCGGAACGGCTTGCGGCGCTTGATGCCGCGCTGGTTAATGGCTATTTAAGCCATGCGCTCGATTACGACGATGTCCACGAAAGCGTCCGGGGCCACCCGAGCGCCGTGATTTTGTCCGCGCTGCTGGCGGAAGCGGAAGAGCGGGACGCGGCCGGCTCCGAATTCCTGGCGGCCTATATCGTTGGCGTTGAGGCGATGTGCAGGCTCGGGCTGGCGCTTGGTCCCAAGCCCTACGAGGCCGGCTGGCACAGCACCGCCATTCTCGGCGCGCTGGGGGCCGCCGCTGCGTGCGCCCGGCTTATAGGGCTTGACGCCGCCACGACGGCCCAAGCGCTTGGACTTGCGGCCACGCAAGCCGGCGGGCTAAGAGTGCATTTCGGCACGCAGGTTAAGCCGCTGCACGCGGGTCTGGCCGCCCGCTCGGGCTTGCTGGCGGCGCGGCTTGCGGAGGCGGGAATCGCCGGGGCGGAGGAGCCGCTGGAGGGGCCGCTCGGCTTCTTTGCGGCCCTCGGCGGGGGCGCGGCGAAGCCGGAGAAGATGACGGAAGGCTGGGGCGAGCCGTGGCAAATCGCCGAACCCGGTCTATGGTTCAAACGGTATCCGTGCTGCTCGGCGTCTCATCATGCCGCGGATGCCGCGCTGGCGATCCGTGCCGCCCGCAGGGCGGCGGACATCACGGCCATCGACCGGGTGACCGTCACTTTTCCGCCCGGGGGAGATGCGGCCCTCATCGTCCGCGAACCGAAAACGGGCGTGGAGGGGCGCTTCAGCGTCGAATACGTGATTGCGGCGGCGCTGGCGGACGGGGAGCTTGGCATCGGCACGTTTGCCGACGAGCCGATCCGCCCCGATTTGCTGGCGCTGGCCGCCAAGGTAGAGCGGCGTTACGACGCCGCTGTTGTTCCTGCGCCAAACGCGATGCCCAAGGAGCGGTTTACGATCGTCAGCGTCGCGTACGCCGATGGATCGACGCATACGGAGCGGGTGGATTGCCCGCGTGGTGCGCCCGGGCGGCCGCTGACTGCGGAGGAGCGAATGGACAAGTATGTGGACGCCGCGCGCGGCCTTTCCGCCGCTTGGCAGGAGCTGCCCGGCAAGGTCGGGCGGCTGGAGCAGCTAACCGATATGCACGTATTGATTCCCAATACCTAG
- the purB gene encoding adenylosuccinate lyase, whose protein sequence is MPSHVIDMIMLQNNFGTAEMRQVWSDENRLQKHLDVEAALALAEAELALIPAESAAVIADKAKVELMNIEEIAQEVLKVKHSLMPTLKALQNLCGPEHGEWIHYGATTQDIVDTGMMLQLKEAHRIIVRDLRAVARELARLARKHRETPMAGRSHGMQGLPTTFGFKIAVLLDETVRHLDRLREAEARVFTGVMGGGVGTYASFGPHGPEVERLTMERLGLQAPNISWHSSRDRSAEYAGLLGMISGTLGKMGNEFYNLMRTEIDEVEEPFTSGKIGSSTMPHKRNPAALEGIASLTKPIRYNAALVQESMIVEHERDAMSWRGEWIALPESCIYLAAQLASTKAVLAGLVVKPDHMLRNLNKLGGLLLSERVMFALAKPMGKQTAHEVVYELCMKSVEEEIPFRDILMADTRIRQAVAVEELERLMDPSTYLGSAPQTVDRVLAAAEASGWLREEQA, encoded by the coding sequence ATGCCGTCACATGTTATCGATATGATTATGCTGCAAAACAATTTTGGAACCGCGGAAATGCGCCAGGTCTGGTCGGACGAGAACCGGCTGCAGAAGCACCTGGACGTGGAAGCGGCTCTGGCGCTTGCGGAAGCGGAACTTGCGCTCATCCCGGCCGAATCGGCGGCCGTCATTGCCGACAAGGCGAAGGTAGAGCTTATGAATATAGAGGAAATCGCGCAGGAAGTGCTGAAGGTTAAGCATTCTCTGATGCCGACGCTGAAGGCGCTGCAAAACCTGTGCGGCCCGGAGCACGGGGAATGGATTCACTATGGCGCGACCACGCAGGACATTGTCGACACCGGGATGATGCTGCAGCTTAAGGAAGCTCACCGGATTATCGTTCGCGATCTGCGCGCGGTCGCCCGCGAGCTGGCGCGGCTGGCGCGCAAGCATCGGGAAACTCCGATGGCAGGGCGTTCCCACGGCATGCAGGGCCTGCCGACCACGTTCGGCTTTAAAATCGCCGTGCTGCTGGACGAGACGGTCCGCCATCTGGACCGGCTTCGCGAAGCGGAAGCCCGGGTATTCACCGGCGTGATGGGCGGCGGTGTTGGCACTTACGCCTCCTTCGGTCCGCACGGGCCGGAGGTGGAGCGGCTGACAATGGAGCGGCTTGGCCTGCAAGCGCCGAATATTAGCTGGCACTCGTCCCGGGACCGTTCGGCGGAATACGCCGGCCTGCTCGGCATGATCAGCGGAACGCTCGGCAAAATGGGCAACGAATTTTACAATTTGATGCGCACCGAGATAGACGAGGTGGAAGAACCGTTTACATCCGGCAAAATCGGCTCCTCGACGATGCCGCATAAACGGAACCCGGCGGCGCTGGAAGGGATCGCCAGCCTCACCAAGCCGATCCGTTACAATGCCGCGCTCGTGCAGGAGTCGATGATCGTCGAGCACGAGCGGGACGCAATGTCCTGGCGCGGGGAATGGATCGCGCTGCCGGAAAGCTGCATTTATTTAGCGGCCCAGCTGGCGTCCACGAAAGCGGTTCTGGCCGGACTGGTCGTCAAGCCCGACCATATGCTGCGCAATTTGAACAAACTCGGTGGACTGTTGCTTTCCGAGCGCGTTATGTTTGCGCTGGCGAAGCCGATGGGCAAGCAGACCGCGCATGAGGTCGTTTATGAGCTGTGTATGAAGAGCGTCGAGGAGGAGATTCCTTTCCGCGATATTTTGATGGCTGACACTCGCATCCGGCAAGCGGTCGCCGTGGAAGAGCTGGAGCGGTTGATGGACCCATCGACGTATTTGGGTTCGGCTCCGCAAACGGTAGACCGGGTGCTGGCCGCCGCCGAGGCGAGCGGGTGGCTGCGGGAAGAACAAGCGTAA
- a CDS encoding GNAT family N-acetyltransferase: MTNFRMATLNDAPDLLDLSLRAYEPIRQLGINFAAATADLALVEKNIRENLCFVMEEDGKIVSTISARMPWGPSPGPFGVPHLWWFASEPDAGRKGIGREMISWCEETIVRDTLKSPAVSLGTADKHPWLIDMYKRRGYEIEGSADLGKGHITIYMKKILISGMLKQDGEKRH; this comes from the coding sequence ATGACTAATTTTCGTATGGCAACCTTGAACGACGCGCCTGATTTGCTCGATTTATCACTGCGCGCTTATGAACCGATCCGCCAGCTCGGCATTAACTTTGCCGCCGCCACGGCCGACCTCGCCCTGGTGGAAAAAAATATCCGGGAAAACCTCTGTTTCGTGATGGAGGAGGACGGAAAAATCGTGTCCACGATTTCGGCCAGAATGCCGTGGGGACCGTCGCCGGGACCGTTCGGGGTGCCGCACCTGTGGTGGTTTGCCAGCGAACCGGATGCAGGACGGAAAGGGATTGGCCGGGAAATGATCTCCTGGTGCGAGGAAACGATCGTTCGCGATACCTTGAAATCTCCGGCCGTTTCGCTGGGAACAGCAGACAAGCATCCTTGGCTTATCGACATGTACAAGCGGCGCGGGTACGAAATTGAAGGCTCCGCGGATCTGGGAAAAGGCCATATTACGATTTACATGAAAAAAATCCTCATTTCGGGTATGCTAAAGCAAGACGGCGAAAAACGACATTAA
- a CDS encoding amino acid ABC transporter substrate-binding protein encodes MKKRYLFTLISILLIGLLATACSGSNSGATDGKKVLRVGATGQSFPNSYKEGDKLVGFDVEVIEKAAADLGYTVEWTNSDFSGLLGQLETGKIDTIANAVAVTDERKAKYDFTAPYSYAGVTIVTHKDNTNINTLDDLKGKTVAGVFGSQNVKNLEKFDTKGEIKVRTYETRDGAQNDVLNKRVDGYVNSKSSLLAEIKKQDLPLKFVGEPFHYEDVAFPFVKNEKNAALIEQINTEIQKLRDDGTLKQISDKYFGEDITVKPE; translated from the coding sequence ATGAAGAAAAGATATCTATTTACCTTAATCTCTATACTTTTAATCGGCTTGCTCGCTACCGCTTGCTCCGGTTCAAATTCCGGGGCGACAGACGGGAAGAAAGTGCTTCGCGTCGGGGCGACAGGACAATCTTTTCCCAACAGCTATAAAGAAGGGGACAAGCTAGTCGGTTTCGACGTGGAAGTCATTGAGAAAGCAGCCGCCGACCTCGGTTACACCGTCGAGTGGACCAATTCGGATTTCAGCGGTTTGTTAGGACAATTGGAGACCGGCAAAATCGATACGATCGCTAATGCGGTTGCGGTGACGGACGAGCGGAAGGCCAAATACGATTTCACGGCTCCGTATTCCTACGCCGGGGTGACGATTGTTACGCATAAAGACAACACGAATATCAACACGTTGGACGACCTGAAAGGCAAAACCGTAGCCGGCGTATTCGGTTCGCAAAACGTGAAAAACCTGGAGAAATTCGATACGAAAGGCGAGATCAAAGTCCGGACGTACGAAACTCGCGACGGCGCGCAAAACGATGTGCTGAACAAGCGTGTGGACGGCTATGTGAATTCTAAGTCGTCCCTGCTGGCCGAAATCAAAAAGCAGGACTTGCCGTTGAAGTTTGTCGGTGAACCGTTCCATTACGAGGATGTTGCGTTCCCGTTTGTCAAGAATGAAAAAAATGCCGCTTTGATCGAGCAAATCAACACCGAGATTCAAAAATTGAGAGACGACGGTACGCTAAAACAGATTTCTGATAAATACTTCGGAGAAGATATTACGGTAAAACCGGAGTAA
- a CDS encoding amino acid ABC transporter permease — protein sequence MNFDPSYILVAMAGAMKYIPIALLMAVVAMVIAVVVGLVLAFLRNSSNRGLRGLASVYISFFRSIPMLVQLFLIYYGLPQLFPFFTKMDAVTAAIIGLGIKQAAFLAEIFRAALLSVDKGQMEACLTGGMTKAQAYWRIILPQAARNALPGTGNVFISLLKETSLAFTLGVVEIFAEAKMQAAESFRFFEAYLAVALIYWAMIIVYTYLQQLLEKYLERPYRT from the coding sequence ATGAATTTTGATCCTTCTTATATTCTAGTGGCGATGGCGGGTGCGATGAAGTACATCCCGATTGCCTTGCTTATGGCCGTTGTAGCGATGGTTATCGCCGTGGTGGTCGGGCTAGTGCTGGCTTTCCTGCGGAACAGCTCCAACCGGGGGCTAAGGGGGCTGGCCAGCGTATATATTTCGTTTTTTCGCTCCATCCCGATGCTGGTACAGTTGTTCCTGATCTACTACGGATTGCCGCAGTTGTTTCCCTTTTTTACGAAAATGGATGCGGTCACCGCAGCGATTATCGGGCTCGGGATCAAGCAGGCCGCTTTCCTTGCGGAAATCTTTCGCGCCGCGCTTCTGTCGGTGGACAAAGGGCAGATGGAGGCTTGTTTAACCGGAGGAATGACGAAGGCGCAGGCGTACTGGCGCATCATCTTGCCCCAGGCGGCGCGCAATGCCCTTCCGGGTACAGGCAACGTTTTTATCTCGCTGCTCAAAGAAACCTCGCTTGCCTTCACTTTGGGGGTTGTGGAAATCTTTGCGGAAGCGAAAATGCAAGCGGCGGAATCGTTCCGGTTCTTTGAGGCTTACTTGGCCGTGGCCTTGATTTACTGGGCGATGATTATCGTGTACACTTATTTGCAGCAGCTGCTGGAAAAATACTTGGAGCGTCCATACCGGACGTAA
- a CDS encoding amino acid ABC transporter ATP-binding protein — protein MIRVTNLTKSFKGLEVLKGIDLELKDGEVLSIIGPSGSGKSTLIRCLNFLEKPDTGIIEIGNAKLDAENCTRKEIQQLRSQTAMVFQNYNLYKNKTALQNVTESLIVVKKMPKKDADELGMQLLKQVGLDHKKDNYPATLSGGQQQRVSIARALAMRPHAILFDEPTSSLDPELVAEVLQVIKSIAELDTTMIIVTHEMAFAREVSDQVVFVADGNIVEQGPPDQFFNHPQKDRTKQFLKNFSNG, from the coding sequence ATGATTAGAGTCACGAATTTAACCAAAAGCTTTAAAGGCCTGGAGGTCCTTAAAGGCATCGATCTTGAACTCAAAGACGGGGAAGTACTCTCGATTATCGGCCCTTCCGGGTCGGGGAAATCGACGCTGATCCGCTGTTTGAACTTTCTGGAGAAGCCGGACACCGGGATCATTGAAATCGGAAACGCCAAGCTGGACGCGGAAAACTGCACGCGTAAGGAAATTCAGCAGTTGCGTTCGCAAACCGCCATGGTCTTCCAAAACTATAATTTGTACAAAAATAAAACGGCATTGCAAAATGTGACGGAATCTTTGATCGTTGTGAAAAAAATGCCGAAAAAGGATGCGGACGAGCTTGGCATGCAGCTGCTGAAGCAAGTCGGGCTGGACCACAAGAAGGACAACTATCCCGCGACGCTGTCGGGCGGCCAGCAGCAGCGCGTCAGCATCGCTCGTGCGCTGGCCATGCGCCCGCACGCCATTTTGTTCGACGAACCGACCTCATCGCTCGATCCGGAGCTGGTAGCCGAAGTGCTGCAGGTTATCAAATCGATCGCGGAGTTGGATACGACCATGATCATCGTGACGCACGAAATGGCATTTGCCCGCGAGGTATCGGACCAAGTCGTGTTTGTTGCTGACGGCAACATCGTTGAACAGGGCCCGCCCGATCAATTTTTCAACCATCCGCAGAAAGATCGGACGAAGCAGTTTCTTAAAAACTTTTCAAATGGATAG
- a CDS encoding Rpn family recombination-promoting nuclease/putative transposase gives MSAYELAVKEEKAKWPEGRPFTPHDEAFKKLLQTFFAEFIELFFPELDKLLDHRHTRFLMQELLVDIVGEEKRTLDLLLETRYLELDAYILIHIEPQSYRENDFHERMFIYFSRLFERHRKEYKLIIPIAVFTADEVREEKNTLEMSTPQQPILRFEFMKVEMRKQPWRQFIDSGNPVAAALLAKMGYTKGEKREIRLAYLRMILRLQGKLDDARMALIMSVADQYFNADPEEDKRLLEELKEQYPEEGESLMELMPAWSRLGYEKGLEKGLEKGIEQGIEKTALNMLREGIEASLVAKVTGLSAEQVAKLKKTSKLYKTN, from the coding sequence ATGAGTGCTTATGAACTGGCGGTAAAAGAAGAGAAAGCGAAATGGCCGGAAGGCAGGCCATTCACTCCGCATGACGAAGCGTTCAAGAAACTGCTGCAGACCTTTTTTGCGGAGTTCATTGAATTGTTCTTTCCTGAGCTGGACAAGCTGCTCGATCATCGGCATACTCGCTTTTTGATGCAGGAACTACTTGTGGATATCGTTGGCGAGGAGAAGCGGACGCTGGATCTGCTGCTGGAGACGAGATATTTGGAGTTGGATGCGTACATACTGATTCACATCGAACCGCAATCCTACCGGGAAAACGACTTTCATGAGCGGATGTTCATCTACTTCAGCCGTTTGTTTGAGCGGCATCGGAAGGAGTATAAACTCATTATTCCCATTGCCGTCTTTACGGCGGACGAGGTCAGGGAAGAGAAAAATACGCTGGAGATGAGCACTCCTCAGCAGCCGATTTTGCGCTTTGAATTTATGAAGGTGGAGATGCGAAAGCAACCCTGGCGGCAATTTATCGATTCCGGTAATCCGGTGGCTGCTGCGCTGCTGGCGAAAATGGGCTATACTAAGGGAGAAAAGCGAGAAATACGCCTGGCGTATTTACGGATGATTTTAAGGCTGCAAGGAAAGTTGGATGATGCGCGAATGGCCCTGATCATGTCGGTGGCCGATCAGTATTTCAATGCCGATCCCGAAGAGGACAAGCGGTTGCTCGAAGAGTTGAAAGAACAATACCCGGAGGAAGGTGAGTCCCTTATGGAACTGATGCCCGCATGGAGTCGTTTGGGGTACGAGAAAGGTTTGGAGAAAGGCTTGGAAAAAGGGATTGAGCAAGGCATCGAGAAGACAGCGCTCAATATGCTTCGTGAGGGAATAGAGGCATCGCTGGTGGCCAAAGTTACGGGGCTGTCCGCAGAGCAGGTGGCGAAACTGAAGAAAACAAGCAAGCTATATAAGACGAACTAA
- a CDS encoding helix-turn-helix domain-containing protein gives MAAIRTQLEEYLKSNRMTLNQFSGKTQINSGTLSGIINGHRPIAMQQLDRITAGMGLPEGFFYEAYIEECFFHAAPDWRRLGPFLKRCAELNKLECIERMVRLLMDNLSYIPLLFDLAEQFFHEGKREAAVLLYEAVAEGERMQHSERLALCRYRLFTLGLSKDQNKNLLLAAQFEPYVDRLDEPYQLDGLNDLLNVFLSLRRWNKVKELAEKLKVRATIYYEMNGGKKPTETKKQIIFYVLYAYLELGDALFNLEDYENALQYVPLYMDCDWVKNPSEEEMVVIRQFQEWAEGNRYLYQLMSGKVEVLPDYEKYISTRENEVFTALCEIVIAANRYGFNIDFILEKYKSYLTYQEQRYRLGKICEQNTNDKYLNLLIGLGEYYLRKSDLGRGFRFVLDSLAYAVDTRSGHGMLKSVELFGQYRSYASDEVNREYKRLYEKMNFTEISV, from the coding sequence GTGGCTGCGATTCGCACGCAATTGGAGGAATATTTGAAAAGCAACCGGATGACGCTGAATCAGTTTTCCGGAAAAACGCAGATTAACTCCGGAACGTTAAGCGGGATTATCAACGGCCATCGGCCCATTGCCATGCAGCAGTTGGACCGGATCACGGCGGGGATGGGATTGCCCGAAGGTTTTTTCTATGAGGCGTATATTGAGGAATGCTTTTTTCATGCTGCGCCGGATTGGCGCAGGCTGGGCCCCTTTTTAAAGCGGTGCGCCGAGCTGAACAAGCTGGAATGTATTGAGCGAATGGTTCGGTTATTGATGGACAACCTCTCCTATATACCATTGCTTTTTGACTTGGCCGAACAGTTTTTTCATGAAGGCAAGCGGGAGGCGGCCGTACTATTATACGAAGCGGTCGCGGAGGGTGAACGGATGCAGCACTCCGAGCGGCTGGCGCTCTGCCGGTATCGTTTATTTACACTGGGTTTGTCCAAGGACCAAAACAAGAACTTATTGCTGGCCGCCCAATTTGAACCTTATGTGGATCGGCTGGATGAACCTTATCAGTTGGATGGGTTAAATGATTTACTCAATGTGTTTCTTTCATTGCGCAGATGGAATAAGGTCAAAGAACTGGCGGAAAAATTAAAAGTAAGGGCAACTATTTATTATGAGATGAATGGTGGTAAAAAGCCGACGGAAACCAAAAAACAGATTATTTTTTATGTTTTATATGCCTATTTAGAATTAGGTGACGCACTTTTCAATTTAGAAGACTATGAAAATGCGCTGCAATATGTTCCCCTGTATATGGACTGCGATTGGGTAAAAAATCCTAGCGAAGAAGAAATGGTCGTGATTCGTCAGTTTCAGGAATGGGCCGAGGGTAACCGTTACTTGTATCAATTAATGTCGGGGAAAGTTGAGGTTCTGCCGGATTACGAGAAGTATATATCTACCCGGGAAAACGAAGTTTTTACCGCTCTATGCGAAATTGTTATTGCGGCTAACCGGTATGGTTTTAATATCGATTTTATACTTGAGAAGTACAAGTCTTATTTAACTTACCAGGAACAGCGCTACCGCCTCGGGAAGATTTGTGAGCAAAATACTAATGATAAGTACTTGAATTTATTAATTGGTTTGGGAGAGTATTATTTAAGGAAAAGTGACTTAGGGCGGGGATTTAGGTTTGTTTTAGATAGTTTGGCGTACGCTGTTGATACCCGTAGTGGACACGGAATGCTAAAAAGTGTGGAATTGTTTGGACAATATCGAAGTTATGCCTCTGACGAAGTGAACCGGGAGTACAAACGGTTATATGAGAAAATGAATTTTACGGAAATCAGCGTATAA